The window TATGAAGTCATGAACTCCGAGATAGGCGAAATCTATTCTCATTTGGCAATAGCCATCATGATTCCATCTTTGTACCTTGCAACTAAAATTGTTAAGGACAGACCGTTTTCCTCATACTCCTCTTCACGTGGAGGATGGAACACCCAACTCTACCTCAAGGCATTTATAATACCGTTTATTTTATTCCTTGTCGTTGGAATTATTGAACACGCAATACTGGGTAATGTGGGAAATTATCATTTTACAATACTGTTTTTTATAATCCTCCTAATTGTAGTGCCGATACAATGTATTGCTGAAGAATACGTATACCGTGGACTTCTTATGCAAACATTAGGATCATGGTTTAACATACCATTATTGGCAGTGATTCTCCAAGCCATAATCTTTGGATTCACCCACGGATACAATGGTATAGGAAACATTGGGACAATAATTTCAGGTTTAGTAATGGGATTTTTAGCATGGAAAGCCAATGGTCTGGAAGTCAGTTCCGCATTCCATACTGCAAATAACTTATCCTTCAGCTTACTGGTCATGTTCGGAATTCAATCCACAACCTCAACAATAGTAATGTCTGATTTAATAATTTCAACCATGAGTACTCTAATTTTCGGTATCTTACTTTATTACATCGGAAAGAGAAGCAACTGGTTTGGCGAGATTCCGGAAACCCCTCGGGAGGATGATTCTTAAATTGAGATACATCATCCATCTTTTAATCGATGACTTTGAATATAATTGTCGCAAGGATATTTTACTAGTTGTCTGATAAGTCGGAGTGATTGCTCACTCCTTTCTTCTCACAACGGCTGGTGTCAGTTTCCAAAAAAAAAACTACTCAAGCATATTGTTTAGCCAAAGCAAATTTATTCTATATGAAATGGGTTCGAAAAATAAGTTTTGAATTGGTGATGGCGGGTGTTAATGTTTTATGGAAATTCACTAGCTATCACATGATATTTATCACTAACAATAGCTACAAAGTATTTTATCTCACCTTTAACTTCTAATGTGTTATAGTCCACTTCTTTAAGATAATCTATTTCGTTAATCTCTTCAGGTATATCTGTTTCAACAATGCTGTACCATCCCATTATCATTAATGGTTTATCTTTTGGAAATTTCTTTAAAACTTCAATTAATAAATTTGTCGAATCCCAAATCAGTAAACTATTAATAGGCACTTTTAACCTAAATAATAAACATGAAAATCTTAGCTTTAAACGGTAGTCCAAGAAAAAAAGGTAACACAAATCGCATTTTAGACGAAATGATTAAGGGCTGCAGTGAAAACGGCCATGAAGTTAAAAAATACTTCCTGGACAAATTAGACATTAACCCATGCAGCGGATGTGAAATCTGTGCTAAAGGAAAAGACTGTAGATTCGAAGATGACGGAGCAGAAATCATCAATCAATTAGCTGAAGGCGCAAGTCTGATAGTGGCCTCACCAATATATTTTGGTCAAATGACCGCACAGCTCAAAACAATAATCGATAGATTCTATTCAATATTCAATAATCCAGATAAACATTTTGAAGGCAAAGTGGCTATAATATTTACCCATGCATATCCCGGGGATGATTTCTACAAGCCATACATTGATCTGGTAAAGGCTCAGCCGTTTGAAAACAACACCGAACTGGAAATTGTCGATACATTGGAAGTCGGCGGTGTAAAATACATTGGTGATGCTGATAAAGCAGCAGAAGCTCTTAAAAAAGCATATGAAATAGGATTGAAATTCTAATCCTATTTTTCAATGGCCCTATTGTGAATCCACTCACGATGCTTGCCAATATCTACCCTAATGATAACTTCAATCCAATCAAGGCCATCCAAGTAATTACCAAATGGTAACCAAGTAACTCACAGGTTACAAAAACGATTTATATACCTTAAAATAAACTATAAACAACAAACTATTAGGAGATTTAAAAAAATGAGCGATGTAATAAAATTTTTAGAAGAAAACTCTTTAATATATTTGGCAACTAGTGGACTTGACGGAAATGCAAAAGTAAGACCAATATTATTTTACTTTGAAGAAGACGAAAAACCATACTTCTGCACTGCAAACAACAAACCTATGTTTAAGGAATTAGATGCAAACCCTAACTGTGAAATGGTTGTTGCAACTCCTGAATTTGCATGGTTAAGAATCGCTGGAAAAGTAGAATTCACTGACAGCCTAAACTTAAAACAAAAAGTAATTGACTCCAATGAATTGGTTAAAGCATTATATGAAACTGCAGACAACCCATTATTTGAAGTATTCACAGTAACCGGTAAAGCAACTATTGCTGATTTCTCCGGAAACCCACCAAAATCCTACGAATTATAAAACCAAAAATAGAAATGAGGACATTTTACTCATTTCACAAATCTTTTTTTAAAAACAACATTAACATTAACGATTGCGATTTCAAAAGTTGTTTTCCCCCTGCACATCGATACATATGCAAGAGTTTAGAAAAGAAAAACATTAACAACCATTGGCGTTAATGTGAAATTCAAATCAGATAATTAAAGCAAAAGAAATCATCATTGATTAAATTAACACCAACATTAACATTAACGATAGCTGTGCCAGAACCACTTTAACATTAACGGCAGCCCTTTTGAAATAGAAACATGTTCTTGAAAAGTAGTTGATGAAGGTCTGAAGAATAGAGCTAAAAAATATATATTTTATTGAGGAACTAATCCCACAACAAGTTCCATAATTCACATTATATTACTTAACGATTAAGAATGTTAAAATCAAAATTAACAATGAATAATATTTAATTTCAATACTTAAAATATTTTTTCATAACCTAAAAGACGAATTCGCACTGTTCCGTCCCACAAAATGAGGACAGAACAAAATTTAAAATTACAATCAAAAAATTATAATAATCTGGTTTGTGTGTCAATGAAACTAGGTTCATTGACCTCCTTTACAACATCATCATCTTTAACTTCCCCAATCAGCAAAGGCGAATCGGGATTGTGCAACTTTTGGTTCTTTTTAACCAGCTTCATGTTGCTGTTGGCGTAACAGTATAGAAATTATCTACTACTTTTTTGATTTTTATTTCATTCATTACGAACGAATAATGCTTGAAAAGTAGGTGAATTATCTACTACTATTTTTAATGAATTTTGTTTCATAAGTAAAGAATCAACCCGGTTCCATCAATTGACAAGCAAATTTATCATTTCATTTGAAGTTAAAATTTATCCTTCATTTTTAAATAATACTTCATTTATTTGAAGTAACAGTATTAACTACATCTAAATGAAGTACTTCAAATTGATAATGAAAAAAATTAAAAAATTAGATTAATGGCTTAGGACTTTGAGTGAAATCCTGAGGATACTTTTTTTCACATAATCCATATCCAATATATTCCAATCTTTCATTGAGCAATCTTTTTCCATTTTCGGTCACTGCATACAATGGAACTTTTTTTCCAGCGTAATATGGTTTTCTTTCTTCAGCAGTTTCCCGTATGTTTATGGAGGAGCATCCTGAAATCACATCAGCATAATCAAATAACATCTCCGCCTCTTTTTTGGAAACGTTGGTTGTATGTGCTACGAAAATATATATGTTGACATATTCAGGTTTTGGATATTGCCTTAAATCCCTAACCATTTCTGTTGGAATAATTGTTATTGCAATGTTTTTATATCCTCTTTCAATTGCCATTTCAAGACCTTTTAATGGATTTAACTCTGCAGTTTCAGGATTTAAAACATTTTCTCTTCCAACTTTATCCATGACCTCATCAATTGGAGTGGTGCTTATCAATGCGGAAACTCTTCCTCCAACTCCCTGAACAAGTTCTGCATCATCAATCAGCAATGTCCCGACTCCTTCACATGCTCCAACCACACAATCAACATTCCCATTGATTATGTTGGTTTTTAATGTTTCACTGGTTCCAAAGCTCATTGTGTCTTCAACATCAATTGACCTTTGTGGGGTGCACATCCCAAATTCATCTATTCTTTTGTTAATGTTGGATTTGATAAATTCTTTTGTCAAATCACCATTATGCTGACCATTGTCAAATATGGAACAGTAATCAACTACCGGTTCTCCAATGTAGGTTATTTTTCCGTTTTCTATTACGACTTCAGCTTTTCCTAATGCTTCAATTACATGTCTATCATTCATACAATCACCAGATAACAAATGTTATATACAATGCTTTTTAAATAGATTTTGTAAGGAAAAACTCACAATAGGTCAAAAAGATGAAAAAAATTAAAGATTACGATGACAATTGCCCCATAGATGATACATTGAAATTGATATCAAAAAAATGGGTGATATTTATCATCAGAGATATATTCTTAGGAAAAAAGCAATTCAGCGAATTTTTAGAAGAAAAAACATTGAGCAACAGAGTATTGACAGACACACTCAAATTTATGGAAGACAATGATTTAATTACAAAACAAGTTTTTGAAAATGACATCAAAACTGAATATTCACTAACGCAAAAAGGATTCAATCTAAACAAAATTCTCTATAATATGCTGGAATACGGCCTCAATGAAGTAAACAGCGGAAATTTATCTGAAAAACAAAAAGAAGAATTATTAAATGAATATGAAACACTTTTCAAAATCAATGATTAAATTATTATTTAACGGTTTTACTGATTTTACTTGTGAATTTGCATAACATAATATTTTAAATTATATAATGAAAATTTATCATAATTTTTACAAATATTATCAGTATACAATTTAAAAAAGCAAATGTTTATATTTATAAATAATAAATTAGTATATAGTTATGATAATTCGTGAGACTTATTTGAAAAAAATTCGTAAATTCATTGATGAAGAAGAGATAAAAGTTATCACAGGCCTTAGAAGATCAGGTAAAACCTATTTTTTAAAGCAAATAATAAATGAACTTAAAGAAAATGGAATTAATGATAGCAATATAATATATCTCCCGTTAGAATCTGCAAAGTACGATAAAATTAAAACACATGAAGACCTGAACAATTTTATTTTTAACGAAACACAAAACGTTGAAGGCAAAATTTATTTATTCTTTGATGAAATCCAACTTATTAAAGACTGGCAAAAAAGCATTAATGCATATAGGATTGATTTAGATGCTGACATTTATATAACTGGCTCAAATTCGGAAATTTTATCCGGAGAGCTCGCAACACTACTTTCAGGAAGATACATTAAAATAGAAATGTTTCCTTTTTCTTTTAATGAAATTTTAGAATATCATAAAATGAAAAATGGGCAAATAACTTCAAATGATGAAATAAAAATATTTAATGAATATATGAAATATGGCGGTCTTCCAAGAACTCTAAATTTCAATGAAGAGGAAAAAATTGATTATTTAACTGATATTTTCTCAACAATTGTATTGAAGGACATTATATCAAGAAACAACATTCGTGATGTTGTATTTTTAGAAAGACTGATTAAATTTATAATAGTAAATACCGGTGAAATTTTTTCTGTTAACTCCATTCGAAATTTTTTAAAACATGAAGGGATATCTGTTTCAACAAATACAATTAGCAATTATCTAAAACAAATTGAAGACGCATATATTATAATTAAATCTAAAAGAGAAGAAATCAAAACTAAAAAAATATTAACAACAAATGAGAAGTACTATTGTATCGATCCAGGATTTTATGAAATCCAAACAGGATTTAATAAATCAAGAGGAAAAATTTTAGAAAATATTGTTTTTTTAGAACTTCTTAGAAGAAATTACAAAATTACCATTGGAAATATTGATGGACTTGAAGTGGATTTTGTATGTCAAAAACCTAACAAAACAATATATGTCCAAGTATCCGAAAGTATATTGGATGAAGCTACCCGAAATCGAGAGTTTAGAAGTTTGGAAAAAATTAATGATAACTACCTTAAATATGTGGTAACACTTGATAATTGGGATTATTCAAAAAATGGAATACACCACATGAATATAATTGACTTTTTAAAAGATACAAACATCTGAAAAATGTAACTTATTCGACAATTTTCCATGAAAAAAATACTTTAGAACAACCTAGTTTGAGAATCAATATAGCTGGGTTCATTGACTTCATTTACAACATCTTCATCTTTAACTTCCCCAATCAGCAAAGGTGAATCCGGATTATGCAACTTTTGGTTCTTTTTAACCAGCTTCATGTTGCTGTTGGCATAACACACTTCAAATTATCTACTACTTTTAGTGAAATTTGTTCGATACAACACGAACAAAAAAAATTAAAAAGTAAATGAATTATCTACTACTTTTTAGTTAGGTTTGTTTTATAGTTAACGAACAAATATTACTTACCAAATGCTCTCGCTAAAATCCTATAATATTAAAAAAATAGAAAGTGATATTATGGACAACGAGTTAATTGAAGAAATACATATTATGAAAAATCACAGTGAGGGAACGGAGCGAATCTACAAACACGCTGTGAAAAAGTATACTGAATTTTGTGGAATGAGTTTGAAAGAACTCCTAGACGAAGCAGAAGCAGAAGAGGATGCAGGTATAAAATGGAAACGCAGAAAATTAAAAAGAAGACTGTTGACATTTAGACAATATCTTCTTGACAATTTTTCATTGAATACTGTAAAAGCAATGTTCACACCTATACTTGTAATCTACAGGTATTATGAAATTGAACTTTTCGAATTGCCTCCAATAAATAAAAAAGCTGCAAACACATCTACACCCATACAATTTGAGGACCTGCCAGATAAGGAAATCATCAGAAAGGCCGTAGATGTGGCTACACCAACAATTAAACCTATCATATTATTTATGGCATCGAGCGGTTGTGCCAGAATGGAAACACTAAACCTGACAATCGGAGATTATATTGAGGCAGTAAGTGAATACACAAACGAAACCAATATCTTTGATATAATTGAGGATTTGGGTAACTGTGAAGGCGTAGTTCCAACATTTCACATCAAAAGACAAAAAACAGGAAAACATTTTACCACATTCTGCAGTCCTGAAGCAACTCTTGCAATAAACAATTACCTGCTGTGGAGAATAGACTCTTTACTTGATCGCCGTCGACTTTTTAAGGTAGACCCTAATTATTTTACACATGGCTTTTCACTTGTAAATGAAAGATTAAACTTAGGTAAAGTAGGTAACTACAACCGTTTCCGCAGCCACATGCTGAGAAAGTTTCATGCAAGCGCATTGTACAATGACGGCATGCCAATGGAAAAGGTAAATGAATTGCAGGGAAAGGCTAAAAACCAAACTGATACTGCTTACTTTATGGCCAATCCTGATGATCTGAAAGAAGAATATATTCAGCATTTACCTGCACTTACCATGAGCAAGGAGATTGAAAAGATTACCGTCAAATCTCCAGAGTTTATTAAGATGGAAAAGGAAAATGCAGAGTATAAAAAACGAATGGACGGTATTGATGAAGAAATCAGACAGCTTAAAAAGGAAGTCTTAATGAATATCAAATAAAAATTATTAAGTTGAAAATGTAAATTATACATTTCAACATTTTTTCTTATTTTTTTCTAAACACCAATTTTCAAAACACCGATGATTATTTTTTTAGGGTGTACAATTTAATATAAAATAACTCTTTCTACTGAATATTATTCATTAAAATAAGAATAGTAATGTTTATATATTCATTTTGACAAACTATGATTAGCCATTACTAACTGAAAGCAATTTTACGAAGTGAGAACAATTTTTCACACTCGTACAACTTTTTTTAGTACGGCTTGAAAATCA of the uncultured Methanobrevibacter sp. genome contains:
- a CDS encoding tyrosine-type recombinase/integrase, which produces MDNELIEEIHIMKNHSEGTERIYKHAVKKYTEFCGMSLKELLDEAEAEEDAGIKWKRRKLKRRLLTFRQYLLDNFSLNTVKAMFTPILVIYRYYEIELFELPPINKKAANTSTPIQFEDLPDKEIIRKAVDVATPTIKPIILFMASSGCARMETLNLTIGDYIEAVSEYTNETNIFDIIEDLGNCEGVVPTFHIKRQKTGKHFTTFCSPEATLAINNYLLWRIDSLLDRRRLFKVDPNYFTHGFSLVNERLNLGKVGNYNRFRSHMLRKFHASALYNDGMPMEKVNELQGKAKNQTDTAYFMANPDDLKEEYIQHLPALTMSKEIEKITVKSPEFIKMEKENAEYKKRMDGIDEEIRQLKKEVLMNIK
- a CDS encoding pyridoxamine 5'-phosphate oxidase family protein; translated protein: MSDVIKFLEENSLIYLATSGLDGNAKVRPILFYFEEDEKPYFCTANNKPMFKELDANPNCEMVVATPEFAWLRIAGKVEFTDSLNLKQKVIDSNELVKALYETADNPLFEVFTVTGKATIADFSGNPPKSYEL
- a CDS encoding ATP-binding protein → MIIRETYLKKIRKFIDEEEIKVITGLRRSGKTYFLKQIINELKENGINDSNIIYLPLESAKYDKIKTHEDLNNFIFNETQNVEGKIYLFFDEIQLIKDWQKSINAYRIDLDADIYITGSNSEILSGELATLLSGRYIKIEMFPFSFNEILEYHKMKNGQITSNDEIKIFNEYMKYGGLPRTLNFNEEEKIDYLTDIFSTIVLKDIISRNNIRDVVFLERLIKFIIVNTGEIFSVNSIRNFLKHEGISVSTNTISNYLKQIEDAYIIIKSKREEIKTKKILTTNEKYYCIDPGFYEIQTGFNKSRGKILENIVFLELLRRNYKITIGNIDGLEVDFVCQKPNKTIYVQVSESILDEATRNREFRSLEKINDNYLKYVVTLDNWDYSKNGIHHMNIIDFLKDTNI
- a CDS encoding helix-turn-helix domain-containing protein, which codes for MKKIKDYDDNCPIDDTLKLISKKWVIFIIRDIFLGKKQFSEFLEEKTLSNRVLTDTLKFMEDNDLITKQVFENDIKTEYSLTQKGFNLNKILYNMLEYGLNEVNSGNLSEKQKEELLNEYETLFKIND
- a CDS encoding CPBP family intramembrane glutamic endopeptidase; its protein translation is KEISEYITFPRTFEKYRWYKPILVFIIGAIIYLILNLILIAVFSAIYGENIMAQLLRGGYEVMNSEIGEIYSHLAIAIMIPSLYLATKIVKDRPFSSYSSSRGGWNTQLYLKAFIIPFILFLVVGIIEHAILGNVGNYHFTILFFIILLIVVPIQCIAEEYVYRGLLMQTLGSWFNIPLLAVILQAIIFGFTHGYNGIGNIGTIISGLVMGFLAWKANGLEVSSAFHTANNLSFSLLVMFGIQSTTSTIVMSDLIISTMSTLIFGILLYYIGKRSNWFGEIPETPREDDS
- a CDS encoding flavodoxin family protein; the protein is MKILALNGSPRKKGNTNRILDEMIKGCSENGHEVKKYFLDKLDINPCSGCEICAKGKDCRFEDDGAEIINQLAEGASLIVASPIYFGQMTAQLKTIIDRFYSIFNNPDKHFEGKVAIIFTHAYPGDDFYKPYIDLVKAQPFENNTELEIVDTLEVGGVKYIGDADKAAEALKKAYEIGLKF
- a CDS encoding methanogenesis marker 8 protein → MNDRHVIEALGKAEVVIENGKITYIGEPVVDYCSIFDNGQHNGDLTKEFIKSNINKRIDEFGMCTPQRSIDVEDTMSFGTSETLKTNIINGNVDCVVGACEGVGTLLIDDAELVQGVGGRVSALISTTPIDEVMDKVGRENVLNPETAELNPLKGLEMAIERGYKNIAITIIPTEMVRDLRQYPKPEYVNIYIFVAHTTNVSKKEAEMLFDYADVISGCSSINIRETAEERKPYYAGKKVPLYAVTENGKRLLNERLEYIGYGLCEKKYPQDFTQSPKPLI